Genomic DNA from Vagococcus luciliae:
TTGTAGTAATTAGCTCCCCATTCCATGTAGTCTTTTAAGTCTTTTCCGGTAATATCAAAAACTGTCACTTCGCCATCAGTAAATTGATAGTTTCTAGCAATATCTTTTTTCTTAATGTCACCGATATCTAATGACGGTGTATCAGTATCGATTTGGAAAGCCACAACATCAGCATTTTTACTATAATGAAGCATTACTTCACCAAAGAAGTTAACTAAAGGTGTTTCTTCTATTTGAGCATTTGAAATCCCTTTAATATCGTTTTTAGGAACTAAGTCCATTCCAGTTAATTGACCAACAACAGTATTCGCGACTTTACGAGCTTTTTCATGAGATGATTTTAATAAATCATTGATTTCTTTATCTTCTTCATATTTAGCAACTTCAATCGCTGATCCTTTTTTATTTTTTACTTTGTAGCCATCTTTTGTTTTGTCTAATGTTAAATCAACGCGTGAGACAAATCGACCATATTTATCAGGTTCCACAATTAAGACATTATTAATGTATTCCTCTTCTACTAATTTATGCATATGTCCGGCAAAAACCACATCTAATTCAGGAATGGCTTCAGCCATATCCGCAACACCAGTGTTATGTACATCATTTTCATTATCTAATCCCATATGTACTACACCAACTAAAACATCGACTTTACTTTTTAACTCTTTTACAACGTTAATCGTTTCTTTGACTGGGTCTGTTAGTTTTTTTCCATCAAAAATTGTAGTATCTTTTTTAAATTCCGCAACCATTGGAGTGGTCATTCCAATAAAACCAACTTTAACCCCATCTTTTTCAATAACCTTGTAAGAATCAAAATAAGGTTGATCATTATCTAATTTGACATTACCTGCTAGGACTGCTCCATCAAATTGGTCAGTGATGTTGTCTAAAACATCAAAACCATAATCAAATTCATGATTTCCCATAGTCCAAACATCGTACTTAAGAGCTTTTAGTACGGTTGTTGCGGGGTGATTATCATCGTTTTTAAAAATTTCAGCTGAGTTGTCTTGAATTAAATCCCCGGCATCAACAAGTAGAGTATTCTTATTTTTATCTCTAACTTCTTTTACGATAGTTCCAATTTGAGAAAAACTACCGATTTTATTTTCGACATCTGTTGTATAATCCCAAGCCATGTACCGACCGTGAATATCAGATGTTCCTAAAATGGTTAATTCTTTTTGTTCTGACTCTTTTTTCTTAGAAGAGTTTTCATGTGTTTTAGTTGTACAACCAACTAACCCGACAATCCCTAATAATGTGATTGTTGCTAATTTAACTTTTTTCATAATCTGTTGTATATCACCTTTATTTGATATACTTCCCCTTTCGATTTTTGACGACATTTATGTATCCCCTTACAAAAACTAACATAGCTGTTTATAAATAACAATATCAAAAGATAAAGTGTTATATTTTTAGTATATTTGATATAACATAGTTGAATTATAAAAAAACCAAAGTGCGTATAAGCGTACTTTGGTTTTGGTGTTTAGTCTTTTTTACGTCTCTCATAGCGATTAAATAAAAGTAGGGCAATTAGTGAGAATAATACAGGTCCGGCAATTTGCCATAAAGTGTCTCCCCACACTGGGCCACCTTTTCTAAATAAAGGTTCAATAATGGTAAAAATATTAGCAAAACCAATAACAGACATCACGACAATTGTACTTACCATATATTGTGTTTTGGTTTTGAAAATATTGATTGAATGATTAATATCTGATTTTTGTTTAAATGCTGGAAAAGCACCCGTTAAAAATAGATAAGGAATCGTCATAGAGACGTTTACCATTAAGGTTAACACATTATAGAATGATTGAGCATCTTTTCCACCAAATGATACTAAAGCCAAGATAAGAACCACAATCACACATTGAATCCACATAGCAAAAGCTGGCATGCCTTTATCGTTTTCTCTGACCATTTTTTCAGGCCAAAGACCTTTTGGTGTTCCTTCAATAATGGTTTTTAGTGGCGAATAGATTAACGTAAAGAATGCGCCTAGGTAAGCTAAAAACATGGATAGACCAGTAAATCTTGCGAAAGCATGACCAATAGCTAAGGCAGTATCTGTGGATAAATTAATTGCTCGTCCTAATTCAAATCCTAGATTATTCATTAAGACATAAGTTATATTACCAAGATTCACATTATCTCCGCTTAAAACAGAATTCCAGTTTGTTGACACACCCCATAAAAGAATCGTTAATGCATACCCAATAGAGATGATAATCGCTGAAAGAATAACTCCTTTAGGAAAATTTTTCTCAGCATTTTCTGTTTTATCTACTAATCCACCAACAGCTTCCAATCCACCATAAGCAAAAATAGCAAATACTAAAAATGAAATAATGGCTAGTGGAGAATTAAATCCTGGATTAGGTGAATCAATAAAACTTTTCATACCTTCGATTGGTTGAGCAACTTGTCCTTTGTTAAAGACTAAAATAATCAAGCTGACAACAATCAATACAACGTTTAAAAATGTGACAGCAATCCCACCAACAGAGGTGATTTTAGTGATTTTATCCAAACCTCTTGCGGCAAAAAATGTTACGACAATGATAAATAAAATAGCTAACAACCCGATTGTTTGAGTTGAATCGAGACCAAATAAACTCCAATAATTGGTATGATCTGAACCTGAGTAAGTAGTTGATAGCGTAATGAATACTTTAGTCGATACATTAACCATCCAAATGATATAAGAGGTGTACCACATAAATGTCCCGATGAACGCATATTTTGGTCCAACAGATTTTTCCATCCAAGTGTACATTCCACCGCTTTCATGCTTGAAAGTAGACCCATATTCAGCCATCATGAGTGCATAGGGTATAAAGAAGAAGAGTGCAGCTAAAATATACCAAATGATTGCACCATATCCCATACGGTAAAAAGCGACCGGAGCATTACCAAACCCGAATACTGAGGTAAAAATCATTAAGATTAAACCAAATAGGGTTACCTTTTTTGTTGCTTTTGTCATAAAAATCCTCCTTAATTTAAAATACTTTATTATAACCCATAGTTATAGTATCAAACATTCTAAGAATAGATTAAAAGAACTAAGTAAAATGTTAGCAAATTTACTTAGTTCTTTTAATATGTTTATTAAATTCTTACTTTGTTGTTAGCCTATTCTTACTAAAAATAATCTATTATCTTATTTTTCTTTTAAATTCTCATTCTATCAATAGCTTTTCTCATTTCTTCTTTTGCTTCATCGTCAGTTTCTTTGTTAAAGTGTTCGATTAAAAAGTCAAGAATTGCTTGATTACTCGGGTCAATCATACTAAGTGACCAGGCAGCTGTTCCTCTTATGACAGGACGAGGGTCATTTTCTACACAGCTTAATAGATTAGGGATACTTGTTTTGTCTCTCACATTTGCTAAAGCAATAATCGCATTTCGTTGGATTGGTTTTTTCCCACGCCAAGATCCGGCAAGGTAACCAAAGCGTTCTTTAAATTCACGATTGGAGATTGTTAATATCGGTTTTAGTAAAGGTGTCACGACTTCAGGGTCTGGTTCCATTTCTTCATGAAAATGAAAATTTTTCCCTTTATTAAAAGGACAGACTTCTTGGCAAATATCACATCCATAAATAATTGACCGAATTTTTGGTCGGTATTCTTCAGGCATGAATCCTTTTGTTTGTGTTTGATAGGATAAACATTTTTGAGCATTCATCCTACCATCTCCTAGTAAAGCAGAAGTGGGACATTGATCGATGCATTTGGTACACTCGCCACATTGATTTTCAATTGGCATGTCTGGTTCAAATGGAATATTTGTAATGATTTCACCTAAATAAACATAGGACCCAAACTCTTCTGTGATTAATAATCCGTTTTTTCCAATAAAACCAAGTCCTGCTCTTTGTGCAACAACAACGTCTATTAATTCACCAGTATCGACCATTGGTTTAAATGTTACGTTTAAGTTTTGAGATGCTTCTTTTTTGATAAAGTCGATTAGTTTATTCAGTCTGTCTTTTAAAATATCGTGGTAATCAATCCCCCAAGATGCTCGAGCAAATTTTCCACGTTTTTCACCTCGGACAGATTTTAAGCGGTTATTCATTCGTGTTGGGTATGCTAGAGCAATCGAAATAATAGACTGTGGTTGATCAAAAATTAATTCTGGAAAAAGGCGCTCATCAATGTTTCCATGTTCAAAGCCTGTTGTATGATGGTTTTCTTTTTGTTCGATGAGACTATCTTTTAAATGATCAAATGGTTCAGCAGTAGTAAACCCAATCTTATCAATGCCAATTTCTTTGCTTGCTTCAATTATTTTTTGTTTTAATAAGTGAGTATCCAACACATTATCCCTCCAATTTGATTCTTTACTAAGTATCAAACAAACCTTTTTATATTTCAAGCTTTTTTCTGCTATTTGCGAATGTAGTTTATAAGAGGTGAGGATATGCTTATTGCAATCAATGAAAAAGAAGACATGATTATGAGTCATGATGCAAATAAAAAAGAAACGTATTATTGTCCAAGTTGTCATAGTGAAGTGATGTTAAAAAAAGGTGAGATTAAGTACCCACATTTTGCACATAAAAAAACAACTGTTTGTCAGACAGCTACTGAAAATGAGTCTTTTGAGCATGTAGTAGGAAAACTACTTATTGCTAAAAATTGTGAGATATTTGGTTCAGAGTACCAAATAGAAGCCTATTTACCAGAAATTAACCAACGAGCAGATGTATTGATTGATAAAACTCTGGCAATTGAATTTCAATGTAGTTCATTAAGTATTGAACGGTTAAAAGAAAGAACAACACATTATAAACAAAATGGTTACCAAGTTTTCTGGATTTTAGGTCAGAAGTTAGGACAGTTGACCAGTTTGACAGAATTGAAAAAACATTTTATTTATTTTGATAATGACAGAGGATATGTTGATTTTTGTTTGTTGATTGATAAAGAGATGTTAGTTATGACACATTATTTAGCCCATAATGGTAAAGATATGATTGTTCGAAAAAAAAGCTATTCGCTACAGGATTATAGCTTAAAAGAGTTGTTATTGAAACAGTGTGTGATCGCTAGTTACAGTGTTTTAAGTCCATTAAAAGAGGTGAGTCGAAGAAAAGATAGACTATCCAGGCGTTTATTGCAATCAGATAACTCATTAAGAGTGTTACAAGAATATCTATATCAACAATCGTATCATTTGTTGTATCTACCAGAAGTGGTGTATTTACCAAGTTTATATCATCCTTTCTTTAAAGAGACAGAGCTTGTAGTTCGTTTGATTATATTTAATGAATTAAAGCATCAAAAAAAGAGGTCTTATGTTGAATTAAAAGAAAGGATTATAAGTGAGATACCAAATGAAATGTTGGATGATTATGCTAATTTAGGAAAATATCAAGTCATAGATTATTGTTTATCTCTATATCTCCACTTTTTAAAAGAACTAACAGTCATTGAAGAAATATCTCAAAATGTATTTCATTTTAAAGAAGAGGAGGTATTGAATAACGCTCAATGGAAAAAATTCTTTAAAAAAAGAAGTGAAAGACTAACTCTTCCGTTAAAATATGATATGATTATTAAGTGATAATGAGAAAGGGGTTATTTAAAGATGAGTGAAACAAAACAATTACCAAATCGTTCGGAACTACCAGAGGAATTAACATGGGATTTAACACCTATTTTTGCATCAGATGATGCCTTTAACGATGCATTAGAGTCATTAACATTAGATTTAGAAAAAGCAAGCGAGTATCAAGGAACATTAAAAAATGGTGCAAAGGCTTTTCTATCAGCGATTGAATATG
This window encodes:
- a CDS encoding bifunctional metallophosphatase/5'-nucleotidase, whose protein sequence is MSSKIERGSISNKGDIQQIMKKVKLATITLLGIVGLVGCTTKTHENSSKKKESEQKELTILGTSDIHGRYMAWDYTTDVENKIGSFSQIGTIVKEVRDKNKNTLLVDAGDLIQDNSAEIFKNDDNHPATTVLKALKYDVWTMGNHEFDYGFDVLDNITDQFDGAVLAGNVKLDNDQPYFDSYKVIEKDGVKVGFIGMTTPMVAEFKKDTTIFDGKKLTDPVKETINVVKELKSKVDVLVGVVHMGLDNENDVHNTGVADMAEAIPELDVVFAGHMHKLVEEEYINNVLIVEPDKYGRFVSRVDLTLDKTKDGYKVKNKKGSAIEVAKYEEDKEINDLLKSSHEKARKVANTVVGQLTGMDLVPKNDIKGISNAQIEETPLVNFFGEVMLHYSKNADVVAFQIDTDTPSLDIGDIKKKDIARNYQFTDGEVTVFDITGKDLKDYMEWGANYYNQSQPGDVTISFNPKRRISKYNTNDRFYNVKYDIDLSQPAGERITNLRRLDDTLIDLNEPLKIGMNQYRMNFLTSEEGPLAGRKFNQVYSTFSPDAFGEVEGRIRELSARYIKEEKNGVYEGKLLNNWKIVGIDTDSKAHQDVAELINDDIIEIPSMEDGTVTNIKSINVDEVANDDDITKLSKKANIDKTKLKNIKTTGDLYSQINQLRKK
- the yjeM gene encoding glutamate/gamma-aminobutyrate family transporter YjeM is translated as MTKATKKVTLFGLILMIFTSVFGFGNAPVAFYRMGYGAIIWYILAALFFFIPYALMMAEYGSTFKHESGGMYTWMEKSVGPKYAFIGTFMWYTSYIIWMVNVSTKVFITLSTTYSGSDHTNYWSLFGLDSTQTIGLLAILFIIVVTFFAARGLDKITKITSVGGIAVTFLNVVLIVVSLIILVFNKGQVAQPIEGMKSFIDSPNPGFNSPLAIISFLVFAIFAYGGLEAVGGLVDKTENAEKNFPKGVILSAIIISIGYALTILLWGVSTNWNSVLSGDNVNLGNITYVLMNNLGFELGRAINLSTDTALAIGHAFARFTGLSMFLAYLGAFFTLIYSPLKTIIEGTPKGLWPEKMVRENDKGMPAFAMWIQCVIVVLILALVSFGGKDAQSFYNVLTLMVNVSMTIPYLFLTGAFPAFKQKSDINHSINIFKTKTQYMVSTIVVMSVIGFANIFTIIEPLFRKGGPVWGDTLWQIAGPVLFSLIALLLFNRYERRKKD
- the queG gene encoding tRNA epoxyqueuosine(34) reductase QueG; the protein is MLDTHLLKQKIIEASKEIGIDKIGFTTAEPFDHLKDSLIEQKENHHTTGFEHGNIDERLFPELIFDQPQSIISIALAYPTRMNNRLKSVRGEKRGKFARASWGIDYHDILKDRLNKLIDFIKKEASQNLNVTFKPMVDTGELIDVVVAQRAGLGFIGKNGLLITEEFGSYVYLGEIITNIPFEPDMPIENQCGECTKCIDQCPTSALLGDGRMNAQKCLSYQTQTKGFMPEEYRPKIRSIIYGCDICQEVCPFNKGKNFHFHEEMEPDPEVVTPLLKPILTISNREFKERFGYLAGSWRGKKPIQRNAIIALANVRDKTSIPNLLSCVENDPRPVIRGTAAWSLSMIDPSNQAILDFLIEHFNKETDDEAKEEMRKAIDRMRI
- a CDS encoding competence protein CoiA, which gives rise to MLIAINEKEDMIMSHDANKKETYYCPSCHSEVMLKKGEIKYPHFAHKKTTVCQTATENESFEHVVGKLLIAKNCEIFGSEYQIEAYLPEINQRADVLIDKTLAIEFQCSSLSIERLKERTTHYKQNGYQVFWILGQKLGQLTSLTELKKHFIYFDNDRGYVDFCLLIDKEMLVMTHYLAHNGKDMIVRKKSYSLQDYSLKELLLKQCVIASYSVLSPLKEVSRRKDRLSRRLLQSDNSLRVLQEYLYQQSYHLLYLPEVVYLPSLYHPFFKETELVVRLIIFNELKHQKKRSYVELKERIISEIPNEMLDDYANLGKYQVIDYCLSLYLHFLKELTVIEEISQNVFHFKEEEVLNNAQWKKFFKKRSERLTLPLKYDMIIK